A single region of the Vicia villosa cultivar HV-30 ecotype Madison, WI linkage group LG4, Vvil1.0, whole genome shotgun sequence genome encodes:
- the LOC131597989 gene encoding uncharacterized protein LOC131597989 encodes MWFGDEPSKRRIWRQLKNARGFTLQCSHYLPFSVPEDISLPCVVYCHGNSGCRADANEAAVILLPSNITVFTLDFSGSGLSDGDHVSLGWHEKEDLKMVVSYLRENKQVSRIGLWGRSMGAVTCLLYGAEDPSIAGMVLDSAFSNLYGLMMELVDVYKIRLPKFTLKMVVQYMRRVIEKKAKFDIMDLNCLQAAPKTFIPVLFGHANDDDFVHPHHSDLISESYAGDKNTIRFEGDHNSTRPQIFYDSVCIFFYNVLRPPHIPKARRFETYYSMRDSRVGSAVDEDVLYDIVSNLRSSSLDDAASSSASTTILNSILSPESEIREETTHGCGEPVDSKDEPNSPFEDYFSYCGSTKESLGGDNDSEVFATPLGSMRETLEEQKEDEKNQKKKKKKKAETVGKKPKPDRLEKLESFSRRLRLCILRGSSHRRNKSS; translated from the exons GAAGGATTTGGAGGCAA CTCAAGAATGCTAGAGGATTTACGTTGCAGTGTAGTCATTACCTCCCTTTCTCTGTCCCGGAAGATATTTCTCTTCCTTGTGTTGTATATTGCCATGGAAATAG TGGATGTAGAGCAGATGCCAATGAAGCTGCGGTGATTCTTCTTCCATCAAATATTACTGTTTTTACGCTTGACTTTTCGGGATCAGGCTTGTCTGATGGTGACCATGTTAGCCTTGGTTGGCATGAA AAAGAAGATCTCAAGATGGTGGTGTCGTatttaagagagaacaaacaaGTATCTCGTATAGGTCTATGGGGACGATCAATGGGTGCTGTCACTTG CCTTCTTTATGGAGCTGAAGACCCTTCTATTGCTGGAATGGTGTTGGATAGCGCCTTTTCAAACTTATACGGCTTGATGATGGAGCTTGTTGATGTCTATAAAATTCGACTTCCAAAGTTCACT CTTAAAATGGTTGTACAATACATGCGGCGAGTTATTGAGAAGAAAGCAAAGTTTGATATTATGGACCTCAACTGTTTGCAG GCAGCACCGAAGACATTCATTCCTGTTTTATTTGGACATGCTAACGACGACGATTTCGTTCATCCTCACCATTCTGATCTCATTTCCGAGTCCTATGCG GGAGATAAAAATACCATAAGATTTGAGGGCGATCACAACTCTACTCGACCACAGATCTTCTACGATTCAGTTTGTATTTTTTTCTATAATGTCCTCCGCCCTCCTCACATTCCTAAAGCTCGTAGATTTGAGACATATTACAGTATGAGGGATTCAAGAGTCGGTTCTGCTGTGGATGAG GACGTATTATATGATATAGTCTCTAATTTACGGTCTTCAAGTCTTGATGATGCCGCTTCATCATCTGCTTCTACAACCATTTTAAATTCGATTCTATCCCCG GAGTCTGAGATTAGAGAAGAAACAACTCATGGCTGTGGTGAACCAGTAGATTCAAAG GATGAGCCAAATTCTCCATTTGAAGATTATTTCTCATATTGTGGCTCAACAAAAGAAAGCTTGGGTGGTGATAATGATTCTGAGGTATTTGCAACACCTTTGGGAAGTATGAGAGAGACATTGGAAGAacaaaaagaagatgaaaagaatcaaaagaagaagaaaaagaagaaagccGAAACAGTCGGAAAGAAACCGAAACCAGACAGGCTTGAGAAGTTGGAGTCCTTTAGTCGACGCCTGCGGCTCTGTATTTTGAGGGGATCTTCCCATCGAAGAAATAAATCCTCTTGA
- the LOC131595353 gene encoding myb family transcription factor PHL7-like codes for MYHPKNVPNSSLIGSNSLVHDQNIDCGRSAMDAGSGGNSLANNSKQRLRWTHELHERFVDAVAQLGGPDRATPKGVLRVMGVQGLTIYHVKSHLQKYRLAKYLPESSSDEGKKADKKETGDMLSNLDGSSGMQINEALKLQMEVQKRLHEQLEVQRQLQLRIEAQGKYLKKIIEEQQRLSGVLSEAPGSGIAAPTPGDMCQQELDNKTEPATPDPEKAAKDHAPAKSLSVESFSSHHEPMTPDSGCQVGSPADSPNGERSAKKQRVSVEGEYSNPDMMLPHQILESSLPSYQQPTTVFLSRDHFDSALGMPTRNGEELDKLGGRNM; via the exons ATGTATCATCCAAAGAATGTTCCTAATTCGAGTTTAATTGGAAGCAATTCATTAGTTCATGATCAAAACATAGATTGTGGTAGGAGCGCAATGGATGCTGGTAGTGGAGGAAACAGTCTTGCCAACAACTCAAAACAACGTTTGCGCTGGACACATGAGCTACATGAACGATTTGTTGATGCTGTGGCTCAACTTGGTGGGCCCGATC GTGCCACACCCAAAGGTGTTCTCAGAGTTATGGGTGTACAAGGCTTAACCATTTACCATGTTAAGAGCCATTTGCAG AAATACCGATTAGCAAAATACTTACCTGAATCCTCATCCGATG AAGGGAAAAAAGCCGACAAGAAAGAAACGGGGGATATGCTTTCCAATCTAGATGGTTCATC GGGAATGCAAATTAATGAAGCACTAAAGCTTCAAATGGAGGTGCAGAAGCGTCTACACGAACAATTAGAG GTGCAGAGACAGCTACAGTTAAGGATAGAAGCTCagggaaaatatttgaaaaagatAATCGAAGAGCAACAGCGACTCAGCGGGGTTCTTTCAGAAGCACCGGGCTCTGGTATTGCAGCACCAACTCCAGGAGATATGTGCCAACAAGAACTAGACAATAAGACTGAACCGGCAACCCCCGACCCAGAAAAAGCTGCTAAAGATCATGCACCAGCAAAGAGTCTTTCAGTCGAATCTTTTTCATCTCACCACGAACCGATGACACCGGATTCCGGTTGCCAAGTCGGCTCTCCTGCTGACAGTCCTAACGGCGAGAGATCAGCTAAAAAGCAACGAGTAAGCGTGGAAGGAGAGTATTCAAATCCAGACATGATGCTTCCACATCAGATACTAGAGTCAAGCTTGCCGTCATACCAGCAACCAACCACTGTTTTCCTTAGCCGAGATCACTTTGATTCTGCCTTAGGTATGCCTACTAGAAATGGCGAGGAGTTGGACAAGCTTGGTGGCCGGAATATGTGA